The following proteins come from a genomic window of Pichia kudriavzevii chromosome 1, complete sequence:
- a CDS encoding uncharacterized protein (PKUD0A12100; similar to Saccharomyces cerevisiae YAL058W (CNE1); ancestral locus Anc_7.5) — MKLDLGVIAVIAAIFITTVDASATLKYRPYKEPLSPDSFFEQFDSKSASRWIPSNARKVEDDQLSYVGEWAIEESIVLNGVRGDRGLVTKTEAALHAVSMKLPNVFDNTNNTLVLQYEVKLQNGLNCGGAYVKLLSQEGFDEDKFSDGTPYLIMFGPDRCGDQNKVHFIIKTWDDEKKELVEHQIKAPPMMKMVQLTSLYTLIVEPNQNFEIRINGEIVRSGNLLNSEDFDILPPKEIIDVNDVKPDDWVDEPLVEDRNATKPDDWDETEPYLIDDPNARIPEDWDEEAPDQIPDPNYIKPDDWDDEEDGIWEPRLIDNPACLNHGCGKWIRPKIKNPKYRGKWRRPLMENPNYIGEWEPRKIPNPDYKDDIVPSNLLPIGGIGFELWTMDKNILFDNIYLGHSIEEAEKIGNDTFIPKIEVEYELLGSKSTDSDGMVPADKPIYSDLYNNIMDYIGRFLYDLQEYVADVVEAPLKTLGGRPGEAVFFSSIMIGVFGTVVSLWTIILNILGSLLGSVFSTTVKPKTKSTIKYTNKKAKKHSNLETVPEKKSISSSVGSDTHAKKR, encoded by the coding sequence ATGAAACTCGACTTGGGTGTTATAGCAGTCATTGCTGCCATATTTATTACGACGGTGGATGCATCTGCAACCTTGAAATACAGGCCATACAAAGAACCACTCTCCCCAGATTCCttctttgaacaatttGATTCTAAGTCTGCCTCCAGATGGATTCCTTCGAATGCACGTAAGGTGGAGGACGACCAATTATCTTATGTGGGTGAATGGGCAATTGAGGAATCTATTGTTCTCAACGGTGTTCGTGGTGACCGTGGTTTAGTCACCAAAACAGAGGCAGCCTTGCACGCGgtttcaatgaaattgCCAAATGTTTTCGACAATACAAACAACACACTcgtgttacaatatgagGTCAAGCTACAGAATGGTTTGAATTGTGGAGGTGCATATGTGAAGTTGCTCTCGCAAGAAGGATTTGATGAGGACAAATTTAGTGATGGGACCCCATATCTGATTATGTTTGGACCTGATAGATGCGGTGATCAAAACAAGGTCCATTTTATCATCAAAACGTGggatgatgaaaagaaagaactGGTGGAACATCAAATTAAAGCTCCtccaatgatgaaaatggttCAACTAACCTCGTTGTATACATTGATTGTTGAACCAAACCAAAATTTCGAAATAAGAATCAATGGTGAAATTGTGAGGTCTGGAAACCTACTAAACTCGGAAGATTTCGATATTTTACCTCCAAAGGAAATCATTGATGTTAACGATGTTAAGCCGGACGATTGGGTAGATGAACCATTGGTTGAAGATAGAAACGCCACTAAGCCTGATGATTGGGATGAGACGGAACCGTATTTGATTGATGACCCAAATGCTCGAATCCCAGAGGATTGGGATGAAGAAGCACCTGATCAGATCCCAGATCCTAATTACATCAAACCAGATGATTGGgatgacgaagaagatGGTATTTGGGAACCAAGATTAATCGATAATCCCGCTTGCTTGAATCATGGATGTGGTAAATGGATCAGGCCAAAGATTaagaatccaaaatatAGAGGTAAGTGGAGAAGACCTCTGATGGAGAATCCAAACTATATCGGCGAATGGgaaccaagaaaaatacCAAATCCAGATTACAAAGATGACATCGTTCCTTCGAATCTTTTACCAATCGGTGGAATTGGTTTTGAATTATGGACTATGGATAAAAACATTCTCTTTGATAACATCTATTTGGGACACAGTATTGAAGAGGCTGAAAAAATCGGTAATGATACTTTTATTCCTAAAATCGAAGTTGAATACGAGTTGTTAGGATCTAAGTCTACTGATAGCGATGGTATGGTTCCTGCGGATAAGCCTATTTACAGCGACTTATACAACAACATAATGGACTATATCGGAAGATTCTTATACGACTTACAAGAATATGTTGCCGATGTTGTCGAAGCACCACTGAAAACATTAGGTGGTAGGCCTGGTGAGgcagttttcttttcctctaTCATGATAGGTGTGTTTGGAACCGTTGTTTCATTGTGGACCatcattttgaatatcttgGGTTCACTGCTGGGTAGTGTTTTTAGCACTACGGTAAAGCCAAAGACTAAATCAACTATCAAGTATACCAACAAAAAGGCTAAGaaacattcaaatttggaaacagTTCctgaaaagaaatcaatctCTTCCTCTGTCGGCTCTGATACACATGCAAAGAAACGTTGA
- a CDS encoding uncharacterized protein (PKUD0A12090; similar to Saccharomyces cerevisiae YBR228W (SLX1); ancestral locus Anc_6.125): protein MVSLEHNLNSELDINEEESRDQRILDHEVAKELESQSSQPVAQTQSKKKHQIPKMYGVYLLNSLTKEQCFYVGSTPDPVRRLRQHNGELKCGGAYRTKKQGFRPWRIIFYVYGFPSKISALQFEHAWQHAYQTRHIAVEKRLNPGKRSTGSGTSLHGKLANCRLLLASDFFRRLGLSVVMFNEKVYNAWLKNRYNISIPADIRVDVMLKTEDLDDVVIRGGNYKQLRDFMSSAIEVIDKYISKCETVYDGGKTLQECLICKTSVGVVDNIKVLCICTFKDCDAVYHMDCLAKKFLSDAGEESQTLPRSGKCVKCQKVNSWNLLMRGTTYMQNKYSKKE, encoded by the coding sequence ATGGTTTCACTAGAGCATAACCTAAACTCAGAACTGGACATAAATGAGGAAGAGAGTCGTGACCAAAGGATATTAGACCACGAAGTAGCAAAGGAGCTTGAAAGTCAGTCATCACAACCAGTAGCTCAGACGCAATCTAAAAAGAAACACCAGATTCCCAAAATGTATGGGGTGTATCTACTTAATTCACTGACCAAAGAGCAGTGCTTTTATGTTGGATCTACACCAGATCCTGTGCGTAGGCTAAGACAGCATAATGGTGAGCTGAAATGTGGGGGTGCCTACAGAACCAAAAAACAAGGATTTAGACCTTGGAGGATAATTTTTTATGTCTATGGATTCCCAAGCAAGATTAGTGCGTTACAATTTGAGCATGCATGGCAACATGCATATCAGACGAGACACATCGCAGTGGAAAAACGGTTGAACCCAGGGAAAAGGAGTACTGGAAGTGGTACGAGTTTACATGGCAAGCTGGCAAATTGTCGATTGTTGCTTGCTTCAGATTTTTTCAGACGGTTAGGATTAAGTGTGGTGATGTTCAACGAAAAAGTTTACAATGCATGGCTTAAAAATAGGTATAATATCAGCATTCCAGCAGATATACGAGTTGATGTTATGCTAAAAACCGAAGACCTGGATGATGTAGTTATCAGAGGTGGTAATTATAAACAGCTACGGGATTTTATGAGTTCTGCAATCGAGGTGATAGACAAGTATATTAGCAAATGTGAAACCGTGTATGATGGTGGGAAAACGCTGCAGGAATGTCTGATATGTAAAACATCGGTGGGAGTCGTTGACAACATTAAAGTTTTATGTATATGCACATTTAAAGACTGTGATGCCGTATACCATATGGATTGCCTGGCAAAGAAGTTTTTAAGTGATGCAGGTGAAGAAAGCCAGACTTTGCCGAGAAGTGGGAAATGTGTAAAGTGTCAAAAAGTTAATTCTTGGAATTTATTAATGAGGGGAACTACATATATGCAGaataaatattcaaagaaagagtAA